One Bacillus sp. FJAT-45037 DNA window includes the following coding sequences:
- a CDS encoding GNAT family N-acetyltransferase, with product MLNSKNIRMRKMEKEDIEKYHQWRNDVEVMVTTSPVLDVYSFEETSNFVDNVLLNTNSSRTYIIELKNEKVSIGVTSLINIDTKNRNAECIIDVGEKEYWGNGYGTEAFKLLIDYAFLELNLHRLSLRVFSLNEKALHIYTKLGFVKEGVIRESLYRHGEWHDIIIMGILKKDYMNSNNRL from the coding sequence ATGTTAAATTCAAAGAATATTAGAATGCGAAAAATGGAAAAAGAAGATATTGAAAAGTATCATCAATGGAGAAATGATGTAGAAGTTATGGTAACTACGAGTCCAGTGTTAGATGTTTATTCTTTTGAAGAGACAAGTAATTTTGTTGATAATGTGTTACTCAATACCAATTCATCTAGGACCTATATAATCGAATTAAAAAATGAAAAGGTGTCAATAGGTGTAACCTCGCTTATAAATATCGATACCAAAAACAGAAACGCTGAGTGTATTATTGATGTTGGTGAAAAGGAATATTGGGGAAACGGATATGGTACTGAAGCATTTAAGTTGTTAATAGATTATGCCTTCTTAGAGTTGAATTTACATCGATTGTCACTTAGAGTGTTTTCTCTTAATGAGAAAGCATTACATATATACACTAAACTTGGATTTGTTAAAGAAGGAGTAATTCGAGAGAGTTTATATAGACATGGTGAATGGCATGACATAATTATTATGGGTATTTTAAAAAAGGACTATATGAATAGTAATAACCGATTGTGA
- a CDS encoding DUF4260 domain-containing protein yields MNKILLHIEGLAVFVLSLYFYGNSQLSWVLFFVLLLVPDISMLGYLLNNKIGTKLYKFFHTYTIAIIVIFWGLLLSNQTALAIGLIWSAHIGMDRMIGYGLKYPTEFKDTHLNRV; encoded by the coding sequence ATGAATAAAATTCTATTGCACATAGAAGGTCTTGCCGTCTTTGTGTTAAGTCTTTATTTTTACGGAAATAGTCAATTGAGTTGGGTTTTATTTTTTGTCTTATTGTTAGTACCAGATATTTCAATGCTAGGTTACTTACTTAATAATAAGATTGGTACTAAGCTTTATAAGTTTTTTCATACCTATACCATAGCCATTATTGTTATTTTCTGGGGTCTATTATTATCCAATCAAACGGCTTTAGCAATCGGTTTAATATGGTCAGCCCATATTGGAATGGATAGAATGATTGGATATGGATTAAAGTACCCAACAGAATTTAAAGACACTCATTTAAATCGTGTGTAA